A window from Salmo trutta chromosome 29, fSalTru1.1, whole genome shotgun sequence encodes these proteins:
- the LOC115166792 gene encoding carbohydrate sulfotransferase 1: MQCSWKAVILLALASIAIQYTAIRTLTSKPFQLCPVPSPQNCGLLGGPETESPMEGRAGCDDYPYFSFNTSRKTHIMVLATTRSGSSFVGQLLNQHADIFYLFEPLYHVQTTLIPRLSHSRNAADRRVMLGASRDLLRSLYGCDLYFLESYIKPAPANHTTDKLFRRGASRALCSQPVCDAFRPTDANVEEGDCVKKCAALNMTLAADACREKRHVAIKVVRVPEIGDLRALVEDPRLNIKVIQLVRDPRGILSSRIETFRDTYRLWRIWRATGRRPYNLDLSQLTVVCEDFLGSVSTGLSHPHWLKGKYMLVRYEDLSRNPLLKTMEIYDFLGLPMDKSVEEWIQTNTRGSTELSAKHKYGTVRDSAANAESWRLKLSYDMVEYTQATCQKVLHQLGYKAVKSAEELKNMSLSLVQDKIFVPFL, encoded by the coding sequence ATGCAATGTTCCTGGAAGGCAGTGATCCTGCTGGCCTTGGCCTCCATTGCCATCCAGTACACCGCCATCCGGACTCTCACCTCCAAACCCTTCCAGCTCTGCCCCGTGCCAAGCCCCCAGAACTGTGGCCTCCTGGGAGGCCCCGAGACAGAGTCCCCCATGGAGGGGCGGGCCGGCTGCGACGACTACCCCTACTTCAGCTTCAACACCTCCCGTAAGACCCACATCATGGTGCTGGCTACAACGCGCAGCGGCTCCTCCTTCGTGGGCCAGCTGCTCAACCAGCATGCTGACATCTTCTACCTATTTGAGCccctctaccatgtccagaccaCGCTGATCCCTCGGCTATCTCACAGCCGCAACGCAGCCGACCGCAGGGTGATGCTGGGTGCCAGTCGCGATCTCCTGCGGAGCCTCTACGGCTGCGATCTCTATTTCCTAGAGAGCTACATTAAGCCAGCGCCAGCCAACCACACCACGGACAAGCTGTTCCGCAGAGGGGCCAGCCGGGCGCTATGCTCGCAGCCCGTGTGTGACGCCTTTAGACCCACCGACGCCAATGTAGAGGAGGGTGACTGCGTCAAGAAGTGCGCCGCCCTCAACATGACCCTGGCGGCCGATGCCTGCCGCGAGAAGCGGCATGTGGCAATCAAGGTTGTGCGTGTGCCGGAGATCGGGGACCTGCGGGCGCTGGTGGAGGATCCACGGCTGAACATCAAGGTTATCCAGTTGGTGCGCGACCCTCGCGGGATCCTGTCATCGCGGATCGAGACTTTCCGGGACACCTACCGTCTGTGGAGGATCTGGAGGGCCACAGGGCGGAGGCCCTACAACCTGGACCTCAGCCAGCTGACGGTGGTTTGTGAGGACTTCCTCGGCTCTGTGTCCACAGGGCTCAGCCACCCCCACTGGCTCAAAGGGAAGTATATGCTGGTGCGTTACGAGGATCTGTCCAGGAACCCTCTGCTGAAGACCATGGAGATATATGACTTCCTGGGTCTGCCGATGGACAAGAGCGTGGAGGAGTGGATACAGACCAACACTAGGGGCAGCACCGAACTGTCGGCTAAACACAAGTACGGTACGGTGAGAGACTCAGCAGCCAACGCCGAGAGCTGGCGCTTGAAACTGTCCTACGACATGGTGGAGTACACGCAGGCCACGTGTCAGAAGGTTCTACATCAGCTGGGCTATAAGGCAGTAAAGTCAGCGGAGGAACTGAAAAACATGTCACTCTCACTCGTGCAGGACAAAATTTTTGTACCTTTTTTGTAA